One Amycolatopsis sp. NBC_00355 genomic window carries:
- the rpsP gene encoding 30S ribosomal protein S16, whose amino-acid sequence MAVKIKLQRLGKIRAPYYRIIVADARTRRDGKAIETIGKYHPKEEPSLIEVVSERAQYWLGVGALPTEPVQRLLEITGDWQKFKGLPGAEGTLKVAEPKPSKQDLFNAALAAAGEEPTTEATTPKKKSAPKKAEAEKAEATEGEKAE is encoded by the coding sequence GTGGCCGTCAAGATCAAGCTGCAGCGCCTCGGCAAGATCCGTGCGCCGTACTACCGCATCATCGTCGCCGACGCGCGCACCCGCCGGGATGGCAAGGCCATCGAGACGATCGGCAAGTACCACCCGAAGGAGGAGCCGAGCCTCATCGAGGTCGTCTCCGAGCGCGCCCAGTACTGGCTGGGTGTCGGCGCGCTGCCGACCGAGCCGGTCCAGCGTCTCCTCGAGATCACCGGTGACTGGCAGAAGTTCAAGGGCCTGCCGGGCGCCGAGGGCACCCTGAAGGTGGCCGAGCCGAAGCCGTCCAAGCAGGACCTGTTCAACGCGGCCCTGGCCGCGGCCGGCGAGGAGCCCACCACCGAGGCCACCACGCCGAAGAAGAAGTCCGCCCCCAAGAAGGCCGAGGCCGAGAAGGCCGAAGCCACCGAGGGTGAGAAGGCCGAGTGA
- a CDS encoding RNA-binding protein encodes MSFLADSLEHLVRGIVDNPDEVRVELLTTRRGRTLEVHVHPDDLGKVIGRGGRTATALRTVMGGIGGRGVRVDVVDTDR; translated from the coding sequence GTGAGCTTTCTGGCTGATTCCCTCGAGCACCTGGTGCGCGGGATCGTCGACAACCCGGACGAGGTCCGGGTCGAGCTGCTGACCACACGTCGTGGCCGCACGCTCGAGGTGCACGTGCACCCCGACGACCTCGGCAAGGTGATCGGCCGGGGCGGACGCACCGCGACCGCCTTGCGCACCGTCATGGGCGGCATCGGTGGCCGCGGCGTCCGCGTGGACGTCGTCGACACCGACCGCTGA
- the rimM gene encoding ribosome maturation factor RimM (Essential for efficient processing of 16S rRNA) — MDVVAGRIAKAHGIRGELAVDVRTDSPEERFKVGAAVTTKLRDGSKRELTIAAAREHSGRLLVRFEEVLTRDVAETLRGALLLVDTDALPPTGDPDEFYDHELAGLRAELLDGTPVGTVVEVVHSPAGELLELDVDGREVLVPFVLAIVPTVDIAGGRVVLDPPEGLLDA; from the coding sequence ATGGACGTCGTAGCAGGCCGCATCGCCAAGGCGCACGGAATCCGCGGGGAACTCGCGGTGGACGTGCGCACGGATTCGCCGGAAGAGCGGTTCAAGGTCGGTGCGGCCGTCACGACGAAGCTGCGCGACGGCAGCAAAAGGGAACTCACCATCGCAGCCGCCCGCGAACACAGCGGGCGGCTGCTGGTGCGTTTCGAGGAGGTCCTGACCCGCGACGTCGCCGAGACGCTGCGGGGCGCGCTCCTGCTCGTCGACACCGACGCGCTGCCGCCCACCGGCGACCCCGACGAGTTCTACGACCACGAGCTGGCCGGCCTGCGGGCCGAGCTGCTCGACGGCACGCCCGTCGGCACGGTCGTCGAGGTCGTCCACTCGCCCGCGGGCGAGCTGCTGGAACTGGACGTCGACGGCCGCGAGGTGCTGGTGCCGTTCGTCCTGGCGATCGTCCCGACCGTGGACATCGCCGGCGGCCGGGTCGTGCTCGACCCGCCGGAAGGGCTGCTGGACGCCTGA
- the trmD gene encoding tRNA (guanosine(37)-N1)-methyltransferase TrmD, producing MRIDVVTIFPEYLDPLRAALLGRAIDRGLIEVGVHDLREWTHDVHRAVDDAPYGGGPGMVMKPQIWGPALDDVCRPETRLVVPTPAGRPFTQELAHAYAEENHLVFACGRYEGIDQRVVDDAARRMPVDEVSIGDYVLVGGEAAVLVMVEAVVRLLPGVLGNVRSAAEDSFSDGLLEGPSYTRPEVWRELAVPDVLRSGNHALIDRWRRDQALERTARRRPDLLAALPEGSLGKHDRGVLEGLDPEQA from the coding sequence ATGCGGATCGACGTCGTCACGATCTTCCCCGAATACCTCGACCCGCTGCGCGCCGCGCTGCTGGGCCGGGCCATCGACCGCGGCCTCATCGAGGTCGGCGTGCACGACCTGCGCGAATGGACCCACGACGTCCACCGCGCGGTCGACGACGCGCCGTACGGCGGCGGCCCCGGCATGGTCATGAAGCCGCAGATCTGGGGTCCGGCGCTGGACGACGTCTGCCGTCCGGAGACCCGGCTGGTCGTGCCGACGCCGGCCGGCCGGCCGTTCACCCAGGAGCTCGCGCACGCGTACGCCGAGGAGAATCACCTGGTCTTCGCGTGCGGCCGCTACGAGGGCATCGACCAGCGCGTCGTCGACGACGCTGCCCGCCGGATGCCGGTCGACGAGGTGTCGATCGGCGACTACGTCCTGGTCGGCGGCGAAGCGGCGGTGCTCGTCATGGTCGAGGCCGTCGTCCGGCTGCTGCCCGGGGTGCTCGGCAACGTCCGCTCGGCCGCCGAGGACTCGTTCTCCGACGGCCTGCTCGAAGGGCCCAGCTACACCCGGCCCGAGGTGTGGCGGGAGCTGGCCGTGCCCGACGTGCTGCGGTCCGGGAACCACGCCCTGATCGACCGCTGGCGGCGTGACCAGGCCCTGGAGCGCACCGCCCGCCGCCGCCCCGATCTTCTCGCCGCGCTGCCGGAAGGCAGCCTCGGCAAGCACGATCGCGGGGTCCTTGAGGGCTTGGATCCCGAGCAGGCGTAG
- the rplS gene encoding 50S ribosomal protein L19 → MNTLDALDKQSLRSDIPAFRPGDTLKVHVRVIEGNRERNQVFQGVVIRRQGAGIRETFTVRKVSFGVGVERTFPVHSPNVAEVEVHKRGDVRRAKLYYLRDLRGKKAKIKERRENRETASAN, encoded by the coding sequence ATGAACACCCTGGACGCGCTGGACAAGCAGTCGCTGCGTTCCGACATCCCGGCCTTCCGCCCGGGCGACACGCTCAAGGTGCACGTCCGCGTCATCGAGGGCAACCGTGAGCGCAACCAGGTCTTCCAGGGCGTCGTGATCCGCCGTCAGGGCGCGGGCATCCGGGAGACCTTCACCGTTCGCAAGGTCTCCTTCGGTGTCGGCGTCGAGCGCACCTTCCCGGTGCACTCGCCGAACGTGGCCGAGGTCGAGGTCCACAAGCGCGGCGACGTGCGGCGCGCGAAGCTGTACTACCTGCGCGACCTGCGCGGCAAGAAGGCCAAGATCAAGGAGCGCCGCGAGAACCGCGAGACGGCCTCGGCTAACTGA